The Gemmata palustris genome includes a region encoding these proteins:
- a CDS encoding DNRLRE domain-containing protein: MKVALAALMGATIVAAGFTADAPAPVGTGAKRTVTFQDGANGYAGTVDIEIWAVSPNTCLEGNPNASSDADNDGGESQILMRFENVIGDKLGQIPPKSAIHSAKMVVSAFDPGDTVHLHRMLVPWKRTATWASVVAGVTADGLEASKQKDSFTFGKISASSSDIPFEVTDTVQAWANGAPNHGWVFINTGGNGWDFYTSEFEDVKQRPKLVVEFTPPKK; the protein is encoded by the coding sequence ATGAAAGTGGCTCTCGCAGCGCTCATGGGGGCGACGATCGTAGCGGCAGGGTTCACCGCCGATGCGCCCGCGCCTGTGGGCACGGGCGCGAAGCGGACCGTGACGTTCCAGGACGGCGCGAACGGCTACGCCGGCACCGTGGACATCGAAATCTGGGCCGTGTCGCCGAACACGTGCCTCGAAGGGAACCCGAACGCGAGCAGCGACGCCGACAACGACGGCGGCGAGAGCCAAATTCTGATGCGGTTCGAGAACGTCATCGGCGACAAGCTCGGGCAGATCCCGCCGAAGTCCGCCATCCATTCGGCCAAAATGGTCGTGAGCGCGTTCGATCCGGGCGATACGGTTCACCTGCACCGGATGCTCGTGCCGTGGAAGCGCACCGCGACCTGGGCGAGCGTGGTCGCGGGGGTCACCGCCGACGGGCTCGAAGCCTCGAAGCAGAAAGACAGTTTCACGTTCGGGAAGATCTCGGCCAGTTCGTCGGACATCCCCTTTGAAGTGACGGACACCGTACAGGCGTGGGCCAACGGCGCGCCCAACCACGGCTGGGTGTTCATCAACACCGGCGGCAACGGGTGGGACTTCTACACGTCCGAGTTCGAGGACGTAAAGCAGCGCCCGAAATTGGTGGTCGAGTTCACCCCGCCCAAGAAGTGA
- a CDS encoding DUF1501 domain-containing protein yields the protein MSSPQPGTWTADPTHFARPTRRDLIRVGWLGGLGLSLGGFLKMEAAVKAAEPASKVEAKAKSVIHIYLQGGFAHMDSFDPKPDAPAEYRGILDTVETKLTGVRFSEHMAKTAAVADKLTVVRSMTHTEVDHSRGEHSMFTGYRPSPALTYPSMGSVTAQQLGVRNDMPPYIVVPTAGSQYLNSGYLSNQYGPFALGTDPGRPGFAVRDLALPRGVDDARFATRKEWKELVDDHFAKTEKDDQLAAMDSFYQRAYGMLNSPTVRDAFSLKNETEETKKLYGMAGLTGPLAFRNGGAARFLIARRLVEAGARFVTVTFGSWDTHAFHYNGIQTQMPVLDVALAGLATDLDQRGLLDSTLIVVNSEFGRTPKVNAGGGRDHWPRVFSVVLAGGGIKRGQVYGASDALAAEPTKNALGVEDYAHTLYHLLGIDAKKDLMSPGNRPQQIVMNGKIVKGLLA from the coding sequence ATGAGCAGCCCGCAACCCGGTACCTGGACCGCGGACCCGACCCACTTCGCCCGACCCACGCGCCGCGACCTGATTCGCGTCGGCTGGCTCGGGGGGCTCGGACTGTCGCTCGGCGGGTTTCTCAAAATGGAAGCGGCGGTGAAGGCCGCGGAACCGGCCAGTAAGGTCGAGGCGAAGGCGAAGTCCGTTATCCACATCTACCTCCAGGGCGGGTTCGCCCACATGGACAGCTTCGACCCGAAGCCAGATGCGCCGGCGGAGTACCGCGGCATCCTCGATACGGTCGAAACGAAGCTCACCGGGGTGCGGTTCAGCGAGCACATGGCGAAGACCGCGGCCGTCGCGGACAAGCTCACGGTCGTGCGCAGCATGACGCACACGGAAGTGGACCACAGCCGCGGCGAGCACAGTATGTTCACCGGGTACCGGCCCAGCCCGGCGCTGACGTACCCGAGCATGGGCAGCGTGACCGCGCAGCAGCTCGGCGTGCGGAACGACATGCCGCCGTACATCGTGGTGCCCACCGCCGGCAGCCAGTACCTCAACAGCGGGTACCTGAGCAACCAGTACGGCCCGTTCGCGCTGGGGACCGACCCCGGCCGGCCCGGGTTCGCGGTGCGCGACCTGGCGCTGCCGCGCGGCGTCGATGACGCGCGGTTCGCGACGCGCAAGGAGTGGAAGGAACTCGTCGACGATCACTTTGCGAAGACCGAGAAGGACGACCAACTCGCTGCGATGGACAGTTTCTACCAGCGCGCCTACGGGATGCTCAACTCCCCCACCGTGCGCGACGCCTTCAGCCTGAAGAACGAGACCGAGGAGACCAAGAAGCTCTACGGCATGGCGGGGCTGACCGGGCCGCTCGCGTTCCGCAACGGCGGCGCGGCGCGGTTCCTGATCGCGCGCCGGTTGGTCGAGGCGGGGGCTCGGTTCGTTACAGTCACGTTCGGGTCGTGGGACACGCACGCATTCCACTACAACGGCATCCAAACGCAGATGCCGGTCCTCGACGTCGCGCTCGCAGGGTTGGCCACCGACCTGGACCAGCGCGGGCTGCTCGACAGCACGCTGATCGTGGTGAACAGCGAGTTCGGGCGCACCCCGAAGGTGAACGCGGGCGGCGGGCGTGACCACTGGCCGCGCGTGTTCAGCGTGGTGCTGGCCGGCGGCGGGATCAAGCGCGGCCAGGTCTACGGGGCCAGTGACGCGCTCGCGGCCGAACCGACCAAGAACGCGCTGGGCGTCGAGGACTACGCCCACACGCTGTACCACCTCCTCGGTATCGACGCGAAGAAGGATCTCATGTCGCCGGGCAACCGCCCGCAGCAGATCGTCATGAACGGCAAGATTGTGAAGGGGCTGTTGGCTTGA
- a CDS encoding sigma-70 family RNA polymerase sigma factor, whose product MAEKPRSTVIRQLRFVVASWKEDTRTDVELLRRFIQTRDEQAFTALVGRHSELVWGVCLRVLRNQADAEDALQATFLRLSRDAKRILNKEALGGWLFRVARDCSIDLQRSIARQRRIEERVAEVAPHNDESAASDLRMLLDDELAQLSQSERAVLVLCCLEGRTYADAALELGCSTAAVHRRFVRAQTRLRRRFAQHGKTATKILAAVLTGAALPAASAAPPALLAQAVETGLVVARTGLLPTTRAGVFASAAPSTVANGTNRTGTVFAVLAVAVVCVGGAIAFMISPESPPAPTPEAEAHPRVAPARPHTPVTGVVRGPKGESVAGASIVALARRPFGPGERGLRDEAIATTRTDAEGRFALSVPDDFDTWFSGRVVTVQASGPNFAPATLPVRLRPSPGEIELKLAAASDLKGKLLDKTGHPAAGVRVEVVRIGDAVAEPVVGRADLTSPPAWPSAVVSSADGTFTLPALGGSVNVWVRILDRRFALDSFRVDGVKVGAVGEFRLDSARPLTVEVRAGDTDAVLVGARVTVITDRVAAHPHFCATDHGILGPRSIPADIDAVTDNRGRVRVSLAPHDRAEVLVHPLAESGPYVGVRTRIEVTSDSTDQRLVVRVPRGRRLTGTVTDENGMPLAGAAVHWGRESATRPEWKDDVLVGRDAITRTGSDGRFSLPVLPGACSVRVYGPTPDFETASAKLPGTTHTTIFAHHIARIEVAERGDVPAVKVVLRSARSISGTVHHPGTDSGSIFLLASGRVSPVRGYAALPAPVRGAAFTVPGCREGYTTRAYLLDPGARVGAVIDLTAVTSGAPEPSAQLLACGTIRFRVLGADGRPRVGQEIGLSLLVERDCVSGSKIGEPLADPQPVEWFDATNYPARPKTNAEGIAELPALIPGARYAIAVGSGAGRVVLGKFTISSGKTITVPDVVLPGTSEGGTR is encoded by the coding sequence ATGGCGGAAAAGCCCCGATCGACCGTGATTCGGCAACTGCGGTTCGTCGTGGCTTCCTGGAAAGAGGACACGCGGACCGACGTCGAACTGCTCCGCCGGTTCATCCAGACCCGCGACGAGCAGGCGTTCACGGCCCTCGTCGGGCGGCACAGCGAACTGGTGTGGGGCGTGTGCCTCCGGGTGCTCCGCAACCAGGCCGATGCAGAAGACGCGCTCCAGGCAACATTTCTCCGACTCTCGCGCGACGCCAAGCGCATCCTCAACAAAGAAGCACTCGGCGGATGGCTCTTTCGGGTCGCGCGCGATTGCTCGATCGACCTCCAGCGCTCGATCGCCCGTCAACGGCGCATTGAGGAGCGGGTTGCCGAAGTCGCGCCTCACAACGACGAATCGGCCGCGAGCGACCTTCGGATGCTCCTCGACGACGAACTCGCGCAACTGTCACAATCGGAACGCGCCGTTCTCGTCCTCTGTTGTCTCGAAGGGCGCACCTACGCGGACGCGGCCCTCGAACTCGGGTGCTCGACGGCCGCGGTTCACCGGCGCTTCGTCCGCGCCCAAACACGACTGCGCCGCCGGTTCGCTCAACACGGCAAAACCGCGACAAAGATCCTCGCAGCCGTTCTCACCGGGGCGGCACTCCCCGCGGCTTCCGCCGCACCGCCGGCTCTTCTCGCACAAGCCGTAGAAACCGGACTCGTCGTCGCGCGCACGGGGCTGCTCCCCACGACTCGCGCGGGTGTGTTTGCGAGCGCAGCACCTTCGACAGTGGCGAACGGGACCAACCGCACTGGTACCGTGTTCGCGGTCTTGGCGGTTGCGGTCGTCTGCGTCGGAGGTGCGATCGCATTCATGATCTCGCCGGAATCGCCCCCGGCTCCAACACCCGAAGCCGAAGCACACCCGCGGGTTGCCCCCGCCCGGCCGCACACGCCGGTAACGGGTGTGGTTCGCGGACCGAAAGGTGAGTCGGTTGCGGGCGCATCAATCGTAGCTCTGGCGCGCCGGCCATTCGGACCGGGCGAGCGCGGGTTACGCGACGAAGCGATCGCAACGACTCGCACCGACGCAGAGGGGCGATTCGCGCTGTCCGTGCCCGATGACTTCGACACGTGGTTTTCGGGGCGTGTGGTTACCGTGCAGGCGTCGGGACCGAACTTCGCTCCCGCGACGCTCCCGGTCCGACTGCGCCCCTCACCGGGCGAGATCGAACTGAAGTTGGCGGCCGCGTCCGATCTAAAGGGCAAACTGCTCGACAAAACCGGGCACCCGGCGGCCGGTGTGCGTGTCGAAGTGGTCCGGATCGGCGACGCGGTCGCGGAACCCGTCGTGGGGCGGGCGGACCTCACTTCCCCACCGGCGTGGCCGAGCGCGGTAGTGAGTAGCGCGGACGGCACGTTCACGCTCCCGGCGCTCGGTGGTTCTGTGAACGTGTGGGTTCGCATACTCGATCGGCGGTTCGCCCTCGATAGCTTCCGCGTCGATGGAGTGAAGGTCGGGGCGGTGGGCGAGTTCCGACTCGATTCGGCGCGCCCGCTGACGGTCGAAGTACGGGCCGGCGACACCGACGCGGTCCTTGTCGGTGCGCGCGTCACGGTCATCACGGACCGCGTCGCGGCACACCCGCACTTCTGCGCAACCGATCACGGCATCCTCGGCCCGCGGTCCATCCCCGCCGACATCGACGCAGTAACAGATAATCGAGGGCGGGTGCGCGTAAGCCTCGCGCCGCACGACCGCGCGGAAGTGCTCGTTCACCCACTGGCCGAGAGTGGGCCATACGTCGGCGTGCGCACCCGGATCGAGGTGACGAGTGATTCGACGGACCAGCGGCTCGTCGTGCGCGTACCGCGCGGGCGCCGGCTCACCGGCACGGTCACGGACGAGAACGGGATGCCGCTCGCGGGCGCCGCGGTTCACTGGGGCCGCGAATCGGCCACGCGCCCGGAATGGAAGGACGACGTCCTCGTCGGGCGCGACGCGATCACGCGCACCGGGTCCGATGGTCGTTTTTCACTTCCCGTGTTGCCCGGGGCGTGTTCGGTTCGCGTCTACGGCCCGACTCCTGACTTCGAGACGGCTTCCGCGAAACTCCCCGGCACGACTCACACCACGATCTTCGCGCACCACATTGCACGAATCGAAGTCGCGGAGCGCGGAGACGTGCCCGCCGTGAAGGTCGTGCTCCGCTCGGCGCGATCCATCAGTGGCACGGTGCATCACCCCGGCACCGACAGCGGCTCGATATTTCTGCTCGCGTCGGGGCGTGTGTCGCCGGTGCGCGGGTACGCGGCCCTACCCGCGCCGGTGCGCGGAGCGGCGTTCACTGTTCCCGGGTGCCGCGAGGGGTATACGACGCGCGCGTACCTGCTCGATCCGGGCGCCCGGGTCGGTGCGGTCATTGATCTGACCGCCGTGACCTCTGGGGCGCCGGAACCGAGCGCCCAACTGCTCGCGTGCGGCACGATCCGATTTCGTGTGCTCGGCGCTGATGGCAGGCCGAGGGTGGGGCAAGAAATCGGGCTGTCGCTGCTCGTCGAACGCGACTGCGTGAGCGGCTCGAAAATCGGCGAACCACTCGCGGACCCGCAACCGGTCGAGTGGTTCGATGCGACGAACTACCCGGCGCGCCCGAAGACAAACGCCGAAGGGATTGCCGAGCTGCCCGCGCTAATCCCCGGTGCGCGGTACGCCATCGCGGTCGGTTCCGGCGCGGGTCGGGTCGTTCTCGGCAAGTTCACAATCAGCTCAGGCAAGACGATCACGGTTCCCGATGTGGTTCTGCCCGGCACTTCTGAAGGAGGCACGCGATGA
- a CDS encoding IS1 family transposase — protein MIEADELWSFVGSKGDVHWVWVALDLGTRRVLAMVLGDRSAATAQRLWDALPRGYRTGVTVYTDFLASYRGVIPRARHRPVGKDTGLTAHIERFWLTLRQRCARLVRKTLTFSKCPRNHLGALWYFIRLYNESRH, from the coding sequence GTGATCGAGGCCGACGAATTGTGGAGCTTCGTGGGTTCCAAGGGTGATGTCCATTGGGTCTGGGTAGCCCTGGACTTGGGCACCCGGCGGGTGCTCGCAATGGTTCTCGGGGACCGGTCCGCAGCCACGGCCCAACGGCTCTGGGACGCGCTCCCGCGCGGGTACCGGACCGGGGTCACCGTGTACACCGACTTCCTCGCCTCGTACCGTGGCGTGATCCCACGCGCCCGGCATCGACCCGTGGGCAAGGACACGGGCCTCACCGCCCACATCGAACGGTTCTGGCTTACCCTGAGACAACGATGCGCCCGACTCGTGCGCAAGACTCTCACGTTCTCCAAGTGCCCCAGGAACCACCTCGGCGCCTTGTGGTATTTCATACGCCTGTACAACGAATCCCGACATTAG
- a CDS encoding PPC domain-containing protein: MNCTSVRVLLTVFALAVPFCGHSFSAPPTLEGVAPGVGQRGTEFTLTITGARLNDPQELMMYRPGVVCTKLTAKGENEVTATLKSAPDCKLGEYPFRLRTKGGVSELRTFRVSPFPVVLEKEPNDTREQAQPVLVNVSVAGVVESGGSDFFAVTLKKGQRLAAEVEGVRMGGELNDTAIAVFGPDGKQLVAVDDTPLFRQDPFVTVLAPSDGTYVVQVHDTNFGGGDTNRYVLHIGTFTRPGAVFPAGGQAGTEVAVKLFGDAAGERSERVKLPKVGTPFEFYPSDLNGNAPTPNPFRVSAFPNVNEIEPNDDLKQANTAAAWPVAFNGIIEKPGDADHFRFRAKKGDVIDVQAFAFRVGSPLDTVVAVLDAGGELIGANDDDETHDSRLQVAIPANGEYFVRVTDKRKQGGSAFIYRVELDRPQTGLAVFLPERNRKTQNRNVITVPRGNRVTAYLAVRRDGFTGPVTLATSELPAGVKVGLNALPAEEYLLPVVFEAAADAPLGGRLIELTGSAGDSKVPITGGFTQQVTLVRGPGDSALHAVTLTQLAIVVVEESPLSVSIVPPAAPIAADGTLDVTVRITRAKDFADPVEVTFPCLPPGVEVPTAVLIPAGKTEAVVTLVASKDAERGEWKLIAEANVARPGRAARDPLAAPTGMGGAGAGGGGRRSRRSPEGMPPVASEMLSVKLAEAPLKGKFDLAAGEQGKTVKVVCKLEGVPIGGTFTAKLDGLPPRATAKDVQVKGDAKQVEFTVAIDATTPPGTHASLVCELIGTVGGQKAVYRLGRDGTLKVDVPGAVKTDATGKPLSPLDALRLEQKKK; encoded by the coding sequence ATGAATTGCACCTCGGTCCGCGTCCTCTTGACTGTGTTTGCGCTTGCTGTGCCTTTTTGTGGCCACTCCTTTTCTGCTCCCCCGACCCTCGAAGGGGTCGCACCCGGTGTCGGTCAGCGCGGGACCGAGTTCACGCTGACCATTACCGGCGCGCGACTAAATGATCCGCAAGAATTGATGATGTACAGACCCGGCGTGGTCTGCACGAAGCTGACCGCGAAGGGCGAGAACGAAGTGACCGCGACACTGAAGTCGGCGCCTGACTGCAAGCTCGGGGAATACCCATTTCGGTTGCGCACCAAGGGCGGCGTGTCCGAACTCCGCACGTTCCGCGTCTCGCCGTTCCCCGTCGTGCTCGAAAAGGAGCCCAACGACACGCGCGAACAGGCCCAACCGGTGCTGGTGAATGTGAGCGTTGCGGGCGTGGTCGAGTCGGGCGGCTCGGATTTCTTCGCGGTCACTCTGAAGAAGGGGCAGCGGCTCGCGGCCGAAGTCGAAGGCGTCCGAATGGGTGGCGAACTCAACGACACGGCCATTGCCGTATTCGGGCCGGATGGGAAACAACTGGTCGCGGTCGATGATACTCCGCTGTTCCGCCAAGATCCGTTCGTTACGGTCCTCGCGCCGAGTGATGGTACCTACGTGGTTCAAGTACACGACACCAACTTCGGGGGCGGGGACACGAACCGTTACGTGCTCCACATCGGCACCTTCACCCGGCCCGGCGCGGTCTTCCCCGCCGGCGGGCAAGCTGGAACCGAAGTCGCGGTGAAGCTATTCGGTGACGCGGCGGGCGAGCGATCCGAGCGGGTCAAACTTCCGAAGGTCGGCACCCCGTTCGAGTTCTACCCCTCCGATCTCAACGGCAACGCGCCGACCCCCAATCCGTTCCGCGTGTCCGCGTTCCCGAACGTGAACGAAATCGAACCGAATGACGATCTGAAGCAAGCAAATACTGCGGCGGCCTGGCCGGTCGCGTTCAACGGCATCATCGAGAAGCCCGGCGACGCGGACCACTTCCGGTTCCGTGCCAAGAAGGGCGACGTGATTGATGTGCAGGCGTTCGCGTTCCGTGTCGGGTCGCCGCTCGATACGGTCGTCGCGGTGCTCGACGCCGGCGGCGAACTCATCGGTGCCAACGACGACGACGAAACGCACGACAGCCGGCTCCAGGTCGCGATCCCCGCGAACGGTGAATACTTCGTCCGCGTGACCGACAAGCGGAAGCAGGGCGGTTCGGCGTTCATCTACCGCGTCGAACTCGATCGCCCCCAAACGGGCCTCGCAGTGTTTCTGCCCGAGCGCAACCGGAAGACCCAGAACCGGAACGTCATCACCGTGCCGCGCGGGAACCGCGTTACCGCCTACCTCGCGGTTCGGCGTGATGGATTTACCGGGCCGGTCACCCTCGCCACGAGCGAACTGCCCGCGGGCGTGAAGGTCGGACTGAACGCGCTGCCCGCGGAAGAGTACCTCCTGCCCGTCGTGTTCGAGGCCGCTGCGGACGCGCCACTTGGCGGGCGCTTGATTGAACTGACTGGGAGCGCCGGTGACTCGAAGGTGCCAATTACGGGTGGCTTCACGCAGCAAGTCACTCTCGTGCGCGGCCCGGGGGATTCGGCCCTTCACGCGGTCACACTCACACAACTCGCGATCGTGGTCGTGGAGGAATCGCCGTTGTCGGTCAGCATCGTTCCGCCGGCCGCGCCGATCGCCGCCGATGGGACGCTCGATGTGACCGTGCGCATCACGCGCGCAAAAGACTTTGCTGATCCGGTTGAAGTGACTTTCCCCTGCTTGCCGCCCGGCGTCGAGGTTCCGACCGCGGTTCTTATCCCCGCGGGCAAGACAGAAGCCGTCGTCACGCTGGTCGCGAGCAAGGACGCCGAGCGGGGCGAGTGGAAGCTCATCGCCGAGGCGAACGTCGCCCGCCCGGGGCGCGCTGCACGTGATCCGCTCGCGGCTCCAACGGGAATGGGAGGCGCGGGTGCGGGGGGCGGCGGTCGCCGGTCGCGCCGGTCGCCCGAAGGGATGCCCCCGGTCGCGTCCGAGATGCTCTCGGTCAAGCTCGCCGAAGCCCCGCTGAAGGGCAAATTCGACCTCGCAGCGGGGGAGCAGGGCAAGACTGTCAAAGTGGTCTGCAAGCTCGAAGGAGTGCCGATTGGTGGGACATTCACCGCGAAACTCGATGGCCTCCCCCCCCGTGCAACTGCGAAAGATGTTCAAGTGAAGGGGGACGCGAAACAGGTCGAGTTCACCGTCGCCATCGACGCGACCACACCTCCCGGAACGCACGCTTCGCTCGTGTGCGAACTCATCGGCACCGTCGGCGGGCAGAAGGCCGTCTACCGGCTCGGGCGCGACGGGACGCTGAAGGTCGATGTGCCGGGAGCAGTGAAGACCGATGCGACCGGCAAGCCGCTCAGCCCGCTCGATGCTCTGCGGTTGGAACAAAAGAAGAAGTAA
- a CDS encoding IS1 family transposase has protein sequence MRNGLTHSGTPGFRCRGCDRRFVADPKTGPVPEATKDLVRRLLAERMGIRAIARAVGVSRSWLQGFVNELYRQETPHEPGPPPKSAARS, from the coding sequence GTGCGCAACGGTCTCACCCACTCGGGCACTCCGGGGTTCCGGTGCCGGGGGTGCGACCGGCGGTTCGTTGCGGACCCGAAGACCGGACCGGTCCCGGAGGCCACGAAGGATCTGGTGCGGCGCCTGTTGGCCGAGCGCATGGGAATCCGGGCCATCGCGCGGGCCGTCGGGGTGTCCCGGTCGTGGCTCCAAGGGTTCGTCAACGAGCTGTATCGACAGGAGACCCCACACGAGCCGGGACCGCCCCCAAAAAGTGCGGCCCGGTCGTGA
- a CDS encoding cation:proton antiporter, protein MSQVDTLRVARPSALISAAAYITLLAAGIGLVALVCRTGADLTAPATTAIAAPTSTAPPVDVVLHVMATLVAVIFLGTVLGRLCRWVGQPPVIGEVIAGIVLGPSLLGAVWPQGMHFLIPSAAADPKGQVPAAIKAVSTIGVVLYMFLVGLELNAARLRKQMHSAVAVSHASIVAPFVLGSALALALYPTLAPAGVPFTNFALFMGVAMSITAFPVLARILTDRKMERTELGTVALGCAAADDVTAWCLLALIVGLAQSQVSSVVAIAAQAALFVAVMVLVARPLAARLNSRLDATPGPLPPLVVSGTFLAVLASALATEAIGIHALFGAFLLGAVVPHDGRIAKEFTTKLKDPVTVLLLPAFFAYTGMRMQIGLVSSAGDWLWCGAIVLVATVGKFGGAMIAARLTGQSWRDSAALGALMNTRGLMELIALNIGLDLGVISPTLFAMMVIMALVTTAMTSPIVGLLVPPAPEEGAS, encoded by the coding sequence ATGTCCCAAGTAGACACGCTGCGCGTTGCCCGGCCTTCCGCCCTGATCAGTGCCGCCGCTTACATCACCCTGCTCGCCGCCGGAATCGGGCTGGTCGCCCTCGTGTGCCGCACGGGGGCCGATCTCACCGCACCCGCAACGACCGCCATCGCCGCGCCGACGTCCACCGCCCCGCCTGTGGACGTGGTGCTGCACGTCATGGCGACGCTGGTCGCGGTGATCTTCCTCGGGACGGTCCTCGGGCGCCTCTGCCGGTGGGTCGGCCAGCCCCCGGTCATCGGCGAAGTGATCGCCGGCATCGTCCTCGGGCCGTCACTGCTCGGGGCCGTCTGGCCGCAGGGGATGCACTTCCTGATCCCCTCGGCCGCCGCGGACCCCAAGGGACAGGTGCCCGCGGCGATCAAGGCCGTCTCGACGATCGGGGTCGTCCTCTACATGTTCCTGGTCGGGTTGGAACTGAACGCCGCCCGGCTCAGGAAACAGATGCACTCCGCTGTCGCGGTTTCCCACGCCAGCATCGTGGCGCCCTTCGTCCTCGGCTCGGCGCTCGCCCTGGCGCTGTACCCGACCCTCGCCCCGGCGGGAGTGCCGTTCACGAACTTCGCACTGTTCATGGGGGTTGCGATGTCCATCACGGCGTTCCCCGTGCTGGCCCGCATCCTCACCGACCGGAAGATGGAGCGGACCGAACTGGGGACCGTGGCGCTGGGTTGCGCGGCGGCCGACGACGTGACCGCGTGGTGCCTGCTGGCGCTGATCGTCGGCCTCGCACAGTCGCAGGTTTCGAGCGTGGTCGCGATCGCCGCGCAGGCCGCATTGTTCGTCGCGGTGATGGTGCTGGTCGCCCGGCCGCTCGCCGCTCGACTGAATTCTCGGCTCGACGCGACCCCCGGCCCGCTCCCGCCGCTGGTCGTTTCGGGCACGTTCCTGGCGGTACTCGCGTCGGCCCTGGCGACGGAGGCGATCGGCATTCACGCCCTGTTCGGCGCGTTTCTCCTCGGCGCCGTCGTCCCGCACGACGGGCGGATCGCGAAGGAGTTCACCACCAAACTGAAGGACCCGGTCACGGTCCTGCTGCTGCCCGCGTTCTTCGCGTACACCGGGATGCGGATGCAGATCGGACTGGTCAGCAGTGCGGGGGACTGGCTCTGGTGCGGGGCGATCGTGCTCGTGGCAACGGTCGGCAAATTCGGCGGGGCCATGATCGCGGCCCGGCTCACCGGCCAGTCGTGGCGGGACTCGGCCGCGCTGGGGGCGCTGATGAACACCCGCGGGCTGATGGAGCTGATCGCGCTGAACATCGGGCTGGACCTGGGGGTAATCAGCCCGACCCTTTTCGCCATGATGGTAATCATGGCCCTCGTCACTACGGCGATGACCAGCCCGATCGTCGGCCTGCTGGTCCCTCCCGCGCCCGAGGAGGGGGCCTCCTGA
- a CDS encoding purple acid phosphatase family protein yields the protein MSGLSRRALLGASLAGALAPSIRAAQPQRSALDAPLVGGPDDFTFQPTTLFLTWHRDPTTTMTVQWVGTVGETADTSVYYRPANLGASAHLAIAAGTARVGVWKAQTTSTKPYPKTDFKVFRTELTGLVPGTDYEFRIGKSSPVYRFQTMPAKANDAIHFVSGGDCGVNAHAVANNIQAARQNPMFAVVGGDLGYDNGRSVEVSLAFLRNYSKHMVGKNGRMIPMITCIGNHEVDGGFGKTREKAPFYYALFDGLFPDTGYSTLDFGDYLSLVMLDTGHTSAIGGDQADWLEKTLKARKDHPNTIVVNHVPAYPSFRKAEVPADGKEGTGTGAGNRKHWVPLFEKYRVPVVLEHHDHTFKRTKPLIGGLADDNGVLFLGDGSWGRLRAPQAPDKLTYLAASSGDYHLTLHRIQGRERFHLAMDENGRVMDASRTGQRKTGAVAVGG from the coding sequence ATGTCAGGCCTTTCCCGTCGTGCGCTCCTCGGAGCGTCGCTGGCCGGCGCATTAGCGCCGTCAATTCGTGCCGCCCAGCCACAACGGTCGGCGCTCGACGCGCCCCTCGTCGGCGGGCCGGACGATTTCACGTTCCAACCGACCACGCTGTTCCTGACGTGGCACCGCGACCCAACAACGACCATGACCGTGCAGTGGGTCGGCACCGTGGGCGAAACGGCCGACACCTCGGTCTACTACCGCCCCGCGAACCTGGGCGCATCCGCGCACCTCGCGATCGCGGCGGGTACCGCCCGCGTGGGGGTGTGGAAGGCGCAAACAACAAGCACGAAGCCGTACCCGAAAACTGACTTCAAGGTGTTCCGCACCGAGCTGACCGGGTTGGTTCCGGGGACCGATTACGAGTTCCGCATCGGAAAGTCGTCGCCGGTGTACCGGTTCCAGACGATGCCGGCGAAGGCGAACGACGCGATCCACTTCGTTTCGGGCGGCGATTGCGGGGTGAACGCCCACGCGGTCGCGAACAACATCCAGGCCGCGCGCCAGAACCCGATGTTCGCGGTGGTGGGCGGGGACCTGGGGTACGACAACGGCCGCTCGGTCGAGGTCAGTCTCGCGTTCCTGCGGAACTACTCGAAGCACATGGTCGGGAAGAACGGGCGCATGATCCCGATGATTACGTGCATCGGGAATCACGAAGTGGACGGCGGGTTCGGGAAGACGCGCGAAAAGGCGCCGTTCTACTATGCGCTCTTCGACGGCCTGTTCCCCGATACGGGCTACAGCACACTCGACTTCGGCGACTACCTGAGCCTGGTGATGCTCGATACGGGCCACACCTCGGCCATCGGCGGCGATCAAGCCGACTGGCTCGAAAAGACCCTCAAGGCCCGAAAGGATCACCCGAACACGATTGTGGTGAACCACGTCCCCGCGTACCCGTCGTTCCGCAAGGCCGAAGTCCCCGCGGACGGTAAGGAGGGCACCGGTACGGGTGCCGGGAACCGCAAGCACTGGGTTCCGCTGTTCGAGAAGTATCGCGTGCCGGTGGTTCTGGAGCACCACGACCACACGTTCAAGCGCACCAAGCCGCTGATCGGCGGGCTCGCGGACGACAACGGCGTGCTGTTCCTCGGCGACGGGTCGTGGGGCCGGCTCCGCGCCCCGCAAGCGCCGGACAAGCTCACGTACCTGGCGGCCAGCAGCGGCGACTACCACCTCACGCTCCACCGCATCCAGGGCAGGGAGCGGTTCCACCTCGCGATGGACGAGAACGGCCGCGTCATGGACGCGAGCCGCACCGGTCAGCGGAAGACCGGCGCGGTGGCAGTAGGCGGGTAA